One part of the Mycetohabitans rhizoxinica HKI 454 genome encodes these proteins:
- a CDS encoding HigA family addiction module antitoxin produces MMKHHPHPGELLREDVLQPLEIDVTEAAARLGYNRTSLSRVLNGHTGISPDLALRLERAGVSTARFWMNLQTNYELWQAEQREQPPVRPLQSNGSIPDTLKVR; encoded by the coding sequence ATGATGAAGCATCATCCGCACCCCGGCGAGCTGCTGCGCGAGGACGTGCTGCAACCGCTTGAAATTGACGTGACCGAAGCCGCTGCGCGGCTCGGCTATAACCGTACGTCGCTCTCGCGTGTGCTGAATGGGCACACCGGCATCAGCCCCGATCTTGCCTTGCGCCTGGAACGCGCAGGCGTCAGCACGGCGCGTTTCTGGATGAACCTGCAAACCAATTACGAACTTTGGCAGGCTGAACAGCGCGAACAACCGCCTGTAAGGCCGTTGCAATCGAACGGCTCCATCCCGGATACATTAAAAGTGCGATGA